A stretch of Planococcus citri chromosome 5, ihPlaCitr1.1, whole genome shotgun sequence DNA encodes these proteins:
- the LOC135846756 gene encoding uncharacterized protein LOC135846756, whose protein sequence is MAFEPNEPNSLFNRYQSLKTKVKLIPLDISFLKQCRVHNVFPKCVVFNSKVKTPSTKRALEKAKTYWLSSELHSLYAKRSSIEVELYALHKKLSQTIPKLQWDEMERKMFRSIEEKKRKKRNSQNKKLKNLLKEESNHSGVSNVVSVSGSDSNGVNETTVYVKNLTDVVFSKEELDLLNKGLKFSLPPMRPPIEDIISDVDASLWRETSETKISIKKEVVDIIKTHKPTRIPFHPHNNTIKSLRQKGVYYMKADKGNTVVIMKKDEYLEKCETLLNEGPYEKLKSDPVDKMVKEVKSLVKTTPFLNNTPFPSNPKVPKMYCLPKIHKPNYPMRPIVANINSPSYNIAKKLLCNLQNLPFPETLQVKNNYELAEKLQGITINDTDRLISFDVQNLFPSVPIPETLEMIENWLKEQNINKKEITHYMNTIKLCTSQNIFQINGTYYKQTGGTAMGNPLSPFLANFFMSHLETKFKKNNKNFPKAWFRYVDDILCIIPEDFNIEEFLNALNSLYPTIKFTYELEQQNKLPFLDMLIIRHSDHLEFDIYRKPTHTNNYIPSDSFQPWNQKFAAFNSMIHRCLNLPLNKNNQNKEIKNIMSIASNLGYTKTSIQKLIRKHENKKLIRDATTFIAEKDDVKRVRISYYPPLTNKMKTVFRKHNIQPIFTNDNKIKNLLGNTKDKDKPEDCSGIYKIKCKDCQGIYIGQTKRNIKKRFKEHLYYAKYKYENKSALSDHLIATNHTTSFENLNLIQKIDKPSQLNIREAIAMMKNKTNLLNNDLKPLENILLSVIKTKLEDMTPTTSSPTTTPSST, encoded by the coding sequence ATGGCATTCGAGCCTAATGAAcctaattcattattcaacagATACCAAAGTCTAAAAACTAAGGTGAAGTTGATACCTCTTGATATTAGTTTTCTTAAACAGTGTAGGGTACACAATGTTTTCCCTAAGTGTGTGGTGTTTAACAGTAAAGTGAAAACTCCTTCCACAAAAAGGGCTCTAGAGAAAGCCAAAACCTATTGGTTAAGCTCTGAGCTTCACAGCCTGTATGCAAAAAGATCCAGCATAGAAGTGGAACTATATGCACTTCACAAAAAACTAAGCCAGACCATACCAAAACTGCAGTGGGATGAAATGGAAAGAAAGATGTTCAGatcaattgaggagaaaaagagaaagaaaagaaattcacaaaacaaaaagttgaaaaatctgttaaaagaaGAAAGTAACCATAGTGGTGTTAGCAATGTTGTTAGtgtcagtggcagtgacagtaatggtgttaatgagactactgtgtatgtgaaaaacctaactgatgtggtgttctccaaagaagaattggatcttctaaacaagggtctaaaattctctttaccacccatgaggcctcctattgaagatattatttctgatgtggatgcttcattgtggagagagacctcagaaacaaaaatcagcataaagaaagaagtggtagacatcatcaaaacccataaaccaacaagaattccatttcatccccacaacaacaccatcaaaagcttgagacagaaaggtgtctactatatgaaagcagacaagggaaacaccgtagtgataatgaagaaagatgaatacttggaaaagtgtgaaacccttcttaatgaaggaccttatgagaagttaaaaagtgatcctgtggataaaatggtgaaagaagtgaaaagtttggtgaaaactactcccttccttaataacactccttttccttccaatcctaaagttcctaaaatgtactgtcttcccaagatccataaacctaactatcctatgagaccaattgtggccaatatcaactctccttcctataacattgccaaaaaactcctttgtaacctccaaaaccttccttttcctgaaactcttcaagttaaaaataattatgaacttgcagaaaaactgcaagggattactattaatgacacagacaggctcatatcttttgatgtacaaaatcttttccccagtgtgcctattcctgagactttagaaatgatagaaaactggctaaaagaacaaaatatcaacaaaaaagaaataacccattatatgaatactataaaattatgcacttcccaaaacattttccaaataaatggaacttactacaaacaaacaggaggcacagctatgggcaaccccttatctccctttttggcaaattttttcatgagccaccttgagacaaaattcaaaaagaacaataaaaactttcccaaagcatggtttagatatgttgatgacatcctgtgtatcattcctgaagacttcaacattgaggaattcctcaatgctttaaatagtctctatcctaccatcaaattcacttatgagcttgaacaacaaaacaaactcccttttctggacatgttaatcattagacattctgaccatcttgaatttgatatctatagaaaacccacccacaccaataactacattccttcagactctttccagccttggaaccaaaaatttgctgctttcaacagcatgatacacaggtgtttaaatctccccctaaataaaaataaccaaaataaagaaataaaaaacatcatgtctattgcttccaaccttggctacacaaaaacatctatccaaaaacttataagaaaacatgaaaacaaaaaactaatcagagatgccacaacctttattgctgaaaaagatgatgtcaaaagagttaggatcagttactatccccctctcacaaataaaatgaaaacagtcttcagaaaacacaacatacaacccattttcaccaatgataacaaaattaaaaaccttcttggtaacactaaagacaaagacaaacctgaagactgtagtggcatctacaaaatcaaatgtaaagattgccaaggaatttatataggtcaaaccaaaagaaacatcaaaaagaggttcaaggaacatctttattatgctaaatacaaatatgaaaataagtctgctctctcagatcatctcattgccaccaaccacactacttcctttgaaaacctgaacctcatacaaaaaatagataaaccatctcaattaaacattagggaagcaatagccatgatgaaaaacaaaacaaatttactaaataatgacttaaaacccttagaaaatatcctactttctgttattaaaaccaaacttgaagacatgactcctaccacatcctcacctacaaccacaccctcttccacatga